The Synechococcus sp. M16.1 genome includes the window TCGGGGCGCCGGGTTGTGAACCTCCAGAAGTCCTTCTGAGCTACGGGAGGCGGTTGGGCGCAGCGGGAAGCTAGGGGGGAAAACCGGCTGAGCCACGTTGATGGCGAGGGATCTGTTTTCAGGATCGTCTCGATGCCGGAACTGGCAAGGATTTCTCACTGTTCTCTCCGGGTTAACGCCCGTAAACTCCAGCGGTCCGTCTGGATGGAATGGCTGAACAGCCCCGCGTCACGATCGTTCTGGGAACGCGTCCGGAGGCGATCAAGCTGGCTCCGGTCATCCGGACGTTCCAAGCCTGTGATGCATTGCAGACCCGTGTCGTCCTGACCGGTCAGCACCGCGAAATGGTGGCCCAGGTGATGGATCTGTTCCATCTCCAGGCGGATCAGGATCTCAATCTGATGGCACCCCGTCAGACCCTGACCCATGTCACCTGTGCTGCGCTGCAGGGGCTGCGGGAAGACTTTCAGGCCTACCCCCCGCAGTTGGTTCTGGTGCAGGGCGACACCACCACGGCGTTTGCCGCTGGTTTGGCTGCGTTTTACGAGCAGATCCCGGTTGGTCATGTGGAGGCCGGCCTGCGCACTGACAATCTTTTGGATCCCTTCCCGGAAGAAGCCAACCGTCGGCTCCTTTCTCAGATCGCAACCCTTCATTTCGCGCCGACGCTCAAGGCTGAATCCAACCTGAAAGCATCCGGGGTGGTCGGGGAGATCTCCGTGACCGGCAACACCGTGATCGATGCCTTGTTGTTGATGGCGGAATCGGCGCCGGATGTTCAGTTCGATGGCCTCAACTGGGATCAACAGAGGGTGATCCTCGCCACGGTGCATCGCCGTGAAAACTGGGGTGAGCGGCTGCACGACATCGCTGCAGGAATGCTGCAGGTGCTTGAGCGCTACCGCGATACGGCGCTGCTGCTGCCGATGCACCGCAACCCGACGGTGCGTGAACCGCTGCAGGCCCTGCTTGGAAGCCATCCCCGAGTCGTTCTGACCGAACCTCTGGACTACGACCGTCTCGTTGCAGCGATGAAAGGTTGCTGCCTGTTGCTCACCGATTCCGGTGGTCTCCAGGAGGAGGCCCCTGCGCTCGGCAAACCCGTGCTGGTTCTGCGGCGAACCACAGAGCGGCCGGAGGCCGTTGATGCGG containing:
- the wecB gene encoding non-hydrolyzing UDP-N-acetylglucosamine 2-epimerase; translated protein: MAEQPRVTIVLGTRPEAIKLAPVIRTFQACDALQTRVVLTGQHREMVAQVMDLFHLQADQDLNLMAPRQTLTHVTCAALQGLREDFQAYPPQLVLVQGDTTTAFAAGLAAFYEQIPVGHVEAGLRTDNLLDPFPEEANRRLLSQIATLHFAPTLKAESNLKASGVVGEISVTGNTVIDALLLMAESAPDVQFDGLNWDQQRVILATVHRRENWGERLHDIAAGMLQVLERYRDTALLLPMHRNPTVREPLQALLGSHPRVVLTEPLDYDRLVAAMKGCCLLLTDSGGLQEEAPALGKPVLVLRRTTERPEAVDAGTARLVGTDPDVILEETSRLLGDATAYQEMSRAVNPFGDGHASERILERCRRQLGV